In Leptotrichia sp. OH3620_COT-345, a genomic segment contains:
- the ffh gene encoding signal recognition particle protein, which produces MFNNLGDRFKDIFKKVRGQGKLTEANMKEALREVRLALLEADVNYTVAKNFVGKIREKALGEDVIKGVNPTQQFIKIVNDELVEVLGGTNVLIAKASKAPTIIMLSGLQGAGKTTFAGKLSKYLKSRGESPFLIGADVYRPAAKKQLKVLGEQVKVPSFTIDDSTDVIEICKKGIEEAKNIHATYVIIDTAGRLHIDEELMNELKNIKGRFAPHEILLVVDGMTGQDAVNVAKTFNEQLDITGVVLTKLDGDTRGGAALSVKEVAGKPIKFISEGEKLDDIAPFHPDRLASRILGMGDVVSLVEKAQEAIDENEAKKMEEKFRKNQFDFEDFLKQFKMIRKMGSLAGIMKMIPGVDTSAIDMVNAEKEMKRVEGIIFSMTVQERREPKLLNGSRKIRIAKGSGVEVSDVNRLIKQFEQMKQMMKMFNSGAIPGLGGGIRGKKKR; this is translated from the coding sequence ATGTTTAATAATTTAGGTGACAGATTTAAGGATATATTTAAAAAGGTGAGAGGTCAGGGCAAATTGACTGAAGCCAATATGAAAGAAGCTCTAAGAGAAGTAAGACTGGCATTACTTGAAGCAGATGTAAATTATACAGTTGCTAAAAATTTTGTCGGTAAAATAAGGGAAAAAGCTCTAGGAGAAGATGTAATAAAAGGAGTGAATCCTACACAGCAGTTTATAAAAATAGTAAATGACGAACTTGTGGAAGTTCTTGGAGGAACAAATGTCCTTATAGCAAAGGCTTCTAAAGCTCCTACAATAATAATGCTTTCAGGATTACAGGGAGCAGGAAAGACCACTTTTGCAGGGAAATTGTCAAAATATCTGAAATCCAGAGGAGAAAGCCCTTTTTTAATCGGAGCTGATGTTTACAGACCGGCAGCGAAAAAACAGCTTAAAGTTCTTGGTGAACAGGTGAAAGTTCCATCTTTTACCATTGATGACAGTACAGATGTTATTGAAATATGTAAAAAAGGTATAGAAGAAGCAAAAAACATTCATGCCACTTATGTAATAATAGATACGGCGGGACGTCTTCATATTGATGAAGAACTGATGAACGAACTAAAAAATATAAAAGGCAGATTTGCACCTCATGAAATACTCCTTGTAGTTGACGGAATGACAGGACAGGATGCGGTAAATGTAGCAAAAACATTTAATGAGCAGTTGGATATAACAGGAGTTGTTCTAACTAAACTTGATGGAGATACCCGTGGAGGAGCGGCTCTTTCTGTAAAGGAAGTGGCAGGAAAACCGATAAAATTTATAAGTGAAGGAGAAAAACTGGATGATATTGCACCTTTTCATCCTGACAGACTTGCTTCCAGAATATTGGGAATGGGAGATGTAGTTTCTCTTGTGGAAAAGGCACAGGAAGCAATTGATGAAAATGAAGCAAAAAAAATGGAAGAAAAATTTAGAAAAAATCAGTTTGATTTTGAAGATTTTCTGAAGCAGTTTAAAATGATAAGAAAAATGGGCTCTCTTGCAGGAATTATGAAAATGATACCCGGAGTGGACACAAGTGCTATTGACATGGTTAATGCCGAAAAGGAAATGAAAAGGGTAGAAGGAATAATATTCTCAATGACGGTTCAAGAAAGAAGAGAACCGAAATTACTTAACGGAAGCAGGAAAATAAGAATTGCCAAAGGTAGCGGAGTGGAAGTCAGTGATGTAAACAGGCTTATAAAGCAGTTTGAGCAGATGAAACAGATGATGAAAATGTTTAACAGCGGGGCTATACCGGGTTTAGGCGGAGGGATACGCGGTAAGAAGAAGAGATAA
- a CDS encoding D-alanyl-D-alanine carboxypeptidase family protein: MKNLKKIFIILIIFAISSSVFAAGENYNDYKAILMGDMEGNIVKEENGYAVRPLASVTKVMTIMLTLDKVHSGDISLNDRVIISETAAAVPYGVKLSAGGQYTVRDLLKATAIRSSNNAAYALAEYVSGGNVNEFVNSMNRKAKQFGWESLRFCSPHGLPPSYTGSCMDQGNARDLYKMAMLAVTYKEYMNIAKEAIDFIDHGNIKLTATNHLLGKVRGVDGLKTGYHNAAGSNIILTAERNNQRMILVILGSGKAKNRDAIGENQINYYYSVLNNSTKVIDKNEIVAYARIGNDRYGLYPSEDITVKGKNRVGNSKLTYKVALKDGVSRKDIGQIVGTFIATDGVNEYTGALIMK; encoded by the coding sequence ATGAAAAATTTAAAAAAAATATTTATTATACTGATAATTTTTGCAATTTCATCATCTGTCTTTGCGGCAGGAGAAAATTATAACGATTACAAAGCGATTTTAATGGGAGATATGGAAGGAAATATTGTCAAGGAGGAAAATGGTTATGCAGTAAGACCTTTGGCATCAGTTACAAAAGTTATGACAATAATGTTGACTCTTGATAAAGTTCACAGTGGAGATATATCGCTTAATGACAGAGTTATTATTTCGGAAACTGCGGCGGCGGTTCCTTATGGAGTAAAATTGTCGGCAGGAGGACAGTATACAGTGAGAGATCTGCTTAAAGCTACTGCAATAAGATCTTCAAATAACGCAGCTTATGCTCTTGCAGAATATGTATCCGGAGGAAATGTCAATGAATTTGTAAATTCAATGAATCGTAAGGCAAAACAGTTCGGATGGGAATCATTAAGATTCTGTTCTCCTCACGGACTTCCCCCAAGTTATACGGGGTCTTGTATGGATCAGGGAAATGCAAGGGATTTATATAAAATGGCAATGTTGGCAGTAACTTATAAAGAGTATATGAACATTGCTAAAGAAGCTATAGACTTTATAGATCACGGAAATATAAAACTCACAGCTACAAACCATCTTTTAGGAAAAGTTCGAGGCGTAGACGGATTAAAAACAGGATACCATAATGCTGCGGGTTCAAATATAATTTTAACTGCTGAAAGAAATAATCAAAGAATGATACTTGTTATTTTAGGTTCAGGGAAAGCTAAAAACAGGGATGCAATAGGTGAAAATCAGATAAATTATTACTACAGTGTACTCAACAATTCAACAAAAGTTATAGATAAAAATGAAATAGTAGCTTATGCAAGAATAGGAAATGACAGATACGGACTTTATCCTTCAGAAGATATTACTGTTAAGGGAAAAAACAGAGTGGGAAATTCAAAACTGACTTATAAAGTGGCTTTAAAAGACGGTGTTTCCAGAAAGGATATAGGTCAGATTGTAGGAACGTTTATTGCAACTGATGGAGTAAATGAATATACAGGCGCTTTGATAATGAAATAA
- the murI gene encoding glutamate racemase: MAIGIFDSGVGGLTVLKEIRKVLPNEKIYYLGDTARVPYGEKTKELIIRYSKQITEFLLEKNTDVIVVACNTATSLALEELNRTFKIPIIGVVDAGVKTALDTTKNSKIGVIGTKATIHSKKYEIEIKKRNSKMEVYSKPCPLFVPVIEEGIVEGEIVNQLVKMYLDEFEGKIDSLILGCTHYPLLKSTIKNIYPDIEIVDPAKETATDLKKILISKNLMKNDGEKGFETKYYVTDGQEKFRKIGTMFLNEKINCVELVKL, from the coding sequence ATGGCTATAGGGATTTTTGATTCCGGTGTGGGTGGACTTACTGTACTGAAAGAAATACGGAAGGTTTTACCTAATGAGAAAATATATTATTTAGGAGATACTGCAAGGGTTCCTTATGGTGAAAAGACAAAGGAGCTGATAATCAGATATTCAAAACAGATTACGGAATTTCTTCTTGAAAAAAATACAGATGTTATTGTTGTAGCCTGTAATACAGCAACTTCACTGGCTTTGGAAGAATTGAACAGAACTTTTAAAATACCGATTATAGGAGTAGTTGATGCTGGAGTTAAAACAGCCCTCGATACTACAAAAAACAGTAAAATAGGTGTAATCGGAACAAAAGCTACAATACATTCAAAAAAATATGAAATTGAAATAAAAAAAAGAAACAGTAAAATGGAAGTATACTCAAAACCGTGTCCTTTATTTGTTCCGGTTATTGAAGAAGGAATAGTGGAAGGTGAAATAGTAAATCAGCTTGTGAAGATGTATCTTGATGAATTTGAAGGAAAAATTGATTCTTTGATTTTAGGCTGTACTCACTATCCTCTTTTAAAGAGTACAATTAAAAATATTTATCCTGACATAGAAATAGTTGATCCTGCAAAAGAAACCGCTACAGACTTGAAGAAAATCCTTATAAGTAAAAATCTGATGAAAAACGACGGTGAAAAAGGATTTGAAACTAAATATTATGTCACTGACGGACAGGAAAAATTTAGAAAAATAGGGACAATGTTTTTAAATGAAAAAATTAATTGCGTAGAGCTTGTAAAATTATAG
- the ruvA gene encoding Holliday junction branch migration protein RuvA, producing the protein MFEYIFGELTVKKIDYVALNINGLAYKIFISLKTFEALGEIKQDEKLYIHTHVKEDDISLYGFKTENERELFKALISTNGVGPKLGLAILSTYNVKDVIDIVIESNSKLFTKVPGLGDKKAQKIILDLKDKVKKLNIMEAYNENISKGKSVISDTSNTQVLLMKEDIKLALESLGYVNADVSKWIKDEELSKINDIGDAIKSILQKIQNKK; encoded by the coding sequence ATGTTTGAGTATATATTCGGTGAACTGACAGTAAAAAAAATAGATTATGTAGCATTAAATATTAACGGACTGGCATATAAAATATTTATATCTTTAAAAACTTTTGAAGCTTTGGGAGAAATAAAACAGGATGAAAAACTGTACATACATACTCATGTTAAAGAAGATGATATTTCTCTTTACGGATTTAAAACGGAAAATGAAAGGGAACTTTTTAAAGCCTTAATCAGTACTAACGGAGTCGGTCCCAAACTGGGATTGGCGATTTTATCCACATATAATGTAAAGGATGTTATAGATATTGTTATTGAAAGCAACTCAAAGTTATTTACTAAAGTTCCGGGACTTGGAGATAAAAAAGCACAGAAAATAATACTGGATTTAAAGGATAAAGTTAAAAAACTGAATATTATGGAAGCATATAATGAAAATATTTCCAAAGGGAAGTCTGTAATTTCGGATACTTCAAATACACAAGTTCTGTTAATGAAGGAAGATATAAAACTGGCGTTGGAATCATTGGGATATGTAAATGCAGATGTTTCCAAATGGATAAAAGATGAAGAATTGTCCAAAATAAATGACATAGGAGATGCTATAAAATCAATATTGCAGAAAATACAAAATAAAAAATAA
- a CDS encoding YebC/PmpR family DNA-binding transcriptional regulator codes for MAGHSKWANIQHRKGRQDKIRGKIFTRLGKELTIAARIGGGNPDFNPRLRLAIDKAKVANMSKDTIERAIKKGTGELEGVDYIEIRYEGYGPGGVAFLVDVVTDNKNRSASTVRMNFSRNDGNLGETGSVVFMFERKGILEFEKGKIDEEKLMEAALEAGAEDVIEKENSIIVVTDPNDFEKVKEELEKSELKIEEAEITMYPQNEIEITDKETAVKILKLYDDLEDNEDVQEIYSNFNISDEILSKME; via the coding sequence GTGGCGGGACATAGTAAATGGGCGAATATCCAACATAGAAAAGGAAGACAGGATAAAATAAGAGGGAAAATATTTACAAGATTAGGGAAAGAGCTGACTATTGCCGCAAGAATTGGCGGTGGGAATCCCGATTTCAATCCGAGATTAAGGCTTGCTATAGATAAAGCAAAAGTTGCAAATATGTCTAAAGATACTATTGAAAGAGCTATAAAAAAAGGAACAGGTGAGCTTGAAGGTGTAGACTATATTGAAATAAGATATGAAGGTTACGGTCCCGGAGGAGTTGCATTTTTAGTAGATGTAGTAACCGATAATAAAAACAGATCGGCTTCCACTGTAAGAATGAATTTTTCAAGAAATGACGGAAATCTTGGAGAAACAGGCTCCGTTGTATTTATGTTTGAGAGAAAAGGAATTCTGGAATTTGAAAAAGGGAAAATTGACGAAGAAAAATTAATGGAAGCAGCACTTGAAGCAGGGGCTGAAGATGTTATTGAAAAGGAAAATTCAATAATTGTTGTAACAGATCCTAATGATTTTGAAAAAGTAAAGGAAGAGCTTGAAAAATCAGAACTGAAAATAGAAGAAGCTGAAATAACCATGTATCCTCAAAATGAAATAGAAATAACAGATAAAGAAACGGCGGTTAAAATATTGAAATTGTATGATGATTTGGAAGACAATGAAGATGTGCAGGAAATATACTCGAATTTCAATATTAGCGACGAAATTTTAAGTAAAATGGAATAA
- the nagE gene encoding N-acetylglucosamine-specific PTS transporter subunit IIBC: protein MMKYLQRIGKSLMLPVAVLPAAAILLGIGYRLDPTGWGANSPMAAFLIKSGASILDNMAILFAVGIAVGMSKDRDGSSALAGLVGFLVITTLLSKDSVAVLTKVSPDEVSRAFGKINNPFIGILSGTIAAEIYNRFYKTQLPMALAFFSGKRLVPILTATAMLVLSPVLFFTWPVIFGALVAFGESFLKLGPLGAGIFGFFNRLLIPLGLHHALNAVFWFDIAGINDIGNFLGGTGTKGITGMYQAGYFPIMMFGLPAAAFAMYQAAKPEKKEQVASLMLAAGVTSFVTGVTEPLEFAFMFVAPLLYVVHAVLTGISMFISALFGWTAGFGFSAGLIDFTLTSGMPMASRPFMLIIQGLVFGVIYYLMFKVLIAKLNLMTPGREEDNDDEVNIESSNSNHAEVAKIIYEALGGKENIVSVDNCATRLRLEVKDSTLIEDKKIKQVAAGIMKPSKTSVQVVIGPLVEFVADEMKKL from the coding sequence ATGATGAAGTATTTACAAAGGATTGGTAAATCTTTGATGTTGCCTGTGGCAGTTTTACCTGCAGCGGCAATTTTACTGGGGATAGGTTATAGACTTGACCCTACAGGTTGGGGAGCAAATAGTCCTATGGCAGCTTTTTTGATTAAGTCGGGGGCTTCTATATTGGATAACATGGCTATATTATTTGCGGTAGGTATAGCGGTAGGAATGTCCAAAGATAGAGACGGTTCTTCTGCACTGGCAGGATTGGTAGGATTTTTAGTAATAACAACATTGTTATCAAAAGATTCGGTTGCTGTTTTGACGAAAGTATCTCCGGATGAGGTATCAAGAGCTTTCGGTAAAATAAATAATCCATTTATAGGTATATTATCAGGAACAATAGCAGCAGAGATATACAATAGATTTTATAAGACTCAATTACCCATGGCATTGGCATTTTTCAGCGGGAAAAGACTTGTTCCTATATTGACTGCAACTGCAATGCTTGTGTTGTCACCTGTACTGTTCTTTACATGGCCTGTAATATTTGGAGCATTGGTAGCTTTTGGAGAGTCATTTTTAAAACTGGGACCGTTAGGAGCAGGGATATTTGGATTTTTCAACAGATTACTGATTCCTTTAGGTTTACATCACGCTTTAAATGCTGTATTCTGGTTTGACATAGCAGGAATAAATGATATAGGAAACTTCTTAGGAGGAACGGGGACAAAAGGAATAACGGGTATGTATCAGGCAGGATATTTCCCTATTATGATGTTCGGACTTCCTGCAGCGGCATTTGCGATGTATCAAGCAGCAAAACCTGAGAAAAAAGAACAGGTAGCTTCATTAATGTTGGCAGCGGGGGTTACGTCATTTGTAACCGGAGTAACTGAACCTCTTGAATTTGCGTTTATGTTTGTAGCACCGTTATTATATGTTGTTCATGCAGTTTTAACAGGAATCAGTATGTTTATATCTGCACTTTTCGGTTGGACTGCGGGCTTCGGATTCAGTGCGGGACTTATTGATTTCACTCTAACTTCAGGAATGCCTATGGCGAGCAGACCTTTTATGTTGATAATTCAAGGTCTTGTATTCGGTGTAATTTATTATTTAATGTTTAAAGTACTGATAGCCAAGCTTAATTTGATGACACCGGGAAGAGAAGAAGATAATGATGATGAAGTCAATATAGAATCATCAAACAGTAATCATGCCGAAGTGGCGAAAATTATATATGAAGCATTAGGCGGAAAAGAAAATATAGTTTCAGTGGATAACTGTGCCACGAGATTAAGACTTGAAGTAAAAGATTCAACATTAATTGAAGATAAAAAAATAAAACAGGTAGCAGCAGGAATAATGAAGCCTTCAAAAACAAGTGTACAAGTAGTTATAGGGCCTCTTGTGGAATTTGTTGCCGATGAAATGAAAAAATTATAA
- the nagB gene encoding glucosamine-6-phosphate deaminase: MRVIILKNKDEIGKWSAYQIVKKILKFSPTPENPFVLGLPTGSTPLETYRELINLYNEGIISFENVITFNMDEYVGLSPEHKQSYHYFMHENLFKHIDIRTENINILDGLAENLTEECQRYEDKIKSAGGIKLFLGGIGEDGHIAFNEPGSSLASRTRDKELTYDTILANSRFFDNDVNKVPKLALTVGVGTLMDSKEIMILAEGYKKARAVYHGIEGGVNHLWTVSALQLHRRAILVIDESAASDIKVKTYRYFKEIEAHNLDLERCKQEIKGLKK; encoded by the coding sequence ATGAGAGTCATAATTTTGAAAAATAAAGATGAAATAGGAAAATGGAGTGCTTATCAAATAGTAAAGAAGATACTGAAATTTTCTCCCACTCCTGAAAACCCTTTTGTTTTAGGATTACCTACAGGTTCAACACCATTGGAAACATACAGAGAACTTATAAATCTGTATAATGAAGGGATTATTTCATTTGAAAATGTAATAACTTTCAATATGGATGAATATGTAGGACTGTCACCTGAGCATAAACAAAGTTATCATTACTTTATGCACGAAAACCTGTTCAAGCATATTGATATAAGGACTGAAAATATAAATATACTTGACGGACTTGCAGAAAATCTGACAGAGGAGTGTCAGAGATATGAAGATAAAATAAAAAGTGCAGGAGGGATAAAATTGTTTCTCGGAGGAATAGGGGAAGACGGACACATTGCATTTAATGAGCCGGGGTCATCCCTTGCTTCAAGAACGAGGGATAAAGAACTGACCTATGATACTATTCTGGCAAATTCAAGATTTTTTGACAATGATGTAAATAAAGTCCCTAAGTTGGCTTTAACTGTAGGAGTGGGAACTCTTATGGATTCAAAAGAAATAATGATACTTGCCGAAGGATATAAAAAAGCAAGAGCAGTATATCACGGAATAGAAGGAGGAGTAAATCATCTGTGGACAGTATCGGCACTTCAGCTTCATAGAAGAGCTATTCTTGTTATTGATGAGTCGGCTGCTTCAGACATAAAAGTCAAGACATACAGATATTTTAAAGAAATAGAAGCTCATAATCTTGATTTAGAAAGATGTAAGCAAGAAATAAAAGGTTTAAAGAAATAA
- the nagA gene encoding N-acetylglucosamine-6-phosphate deacetylase, producing the protein MIIKNARIFDGEKFINKNTVIIEGKKIKKVMNETDLSEKDTDGQQIVDLKEMVLSPGFLDLQLNGCGGVLFNDNISKETLEIMNETNKKFGCTSFLPTLITSPDEKIEKALKLMEEIKDKEEIGVLGLHIEGPYISVEKKGIHRPEYIRVLSDEIIQKIADAGSEVTKIITIAPEKAEIKHLKILKEAGINISIGHTNATYEQCIEKKEYFNGATHLYNAMSPLESRNPGVIGFLFNNDTTNCGIIIDGFHMDYASAEIAKKILGKRLYLVTDAVSPAGTDNMTEFIFEGNRVLYENGRCFSPLGTLGGSALVMIDGVKNLVEYVHVSQEEALRMATSYPAKAISVDDRYGYIKEGYIADLTYFDKNYKVKGTIAKGNLTEY; encoded by the coding sequence ATGATTATAAAAAATGCCAGAATCTTTGATGGAGAAAAATTTATAAATAAAAATACTGTTATTATTGAGGGAAAGAAAATAAAGAAAGTAATGAATGAAACGGATTTATCCGAGAAAGATACTGATGGACAGCAGATAGTGGATCTGAAAGAAATGGTTTTATCTCCGGGATTTCTGGATTTACAGTTAAACGGATGTGGAGGAGTTTTATTTAATGATAATATTTCAAAAGAAACGTTGGAAATAATGAATGAAACAAATAAAAAATTCGGATGTACTTCATTTTTACCTACATTAATAACATCTCCTGATGAAAAAATAGAAAAAGCCTTGAAACTTATGGAAGAAATAAAGGATAAAGAAGAAATAGGAGTTTTGGGACTGCATATAGAAGGACCTTATATAAGTGTAGAGAAAAAAGGGATACATAGACCTGAATATATAAGGGTTCTTTCCGATGAAATAATACAGAAGATAGCCGATGCAGGATCCGAAGTAACAAAAATAATAACGATAGCTCCCGAAAAAGCTGAGATAAAACATTTGAAAATATTAAAAGAAGCAGGGATAAATATATCAATAGGGCATACAAACGCTACTTATGAACAATGCATAGAAAAAAAGGAATACTTTAACGGTGCTACTCATCTTTACAATGCTATGAGTCCTTTGGAGTCTAGAAATCCAGGAGTAATAGGATTTCTATTCAATAATGATACGACAAATTGTGGAATAATAATCGATGGATTTCATATGGACTATGCTTCTGCCGAAATTGCAAAAAAAATATTAGGAAAAAGATTATATCTTGTAACTGATGCAGTAAGTCCTGCAGGAACTGATAATATGACAGAATTTATATTTGAAGGAAATAGAGTGTTATATGAAAATGGAAGATGTTTCTCACCTTTGGGAACATTGGGAGGTTCAGCTCTTGTTATGATTGACGGAGTGAAAAACCTTGTAGAATATGTTCATGTTTCTCAGGAAGAAGCACTCAGAATGGCGACTTCATATCCTGCAAAAGCAATTTCCGTGGATGATAGATATGGATATATAAAAGAAGGATATATAGCAGATTTGACATATTTTGATAAAAACTACAAGGTAAAAGGAACAATAGCAAAGGGAAATCTTACAGAATATTAA